GACCGTGGCCGTCATCGGTCCGGCGACCACCGCCATCGTGATCGGCTCACCACAGCGCGGGCAGCCGGGGAATTTTAATGTGTATCGAGAGTATCGCGAAACGTTCCGGCGAGCGGACGGCTGGTGCTGTTTCGTCGTCTACCAGCCGCACGGTCGCTCTGGATGTACGATCGTCAACGATAAGATGGTTCGCTCGAGCGACCTGCCGTTACTTCGCTGGCACGGGGGTGGCGATCACCGTGGGACTGAACAGGCAAAAATCTTGATTAATTCGGTCTTTTACCCGGGCCGGAAAGTTAGATGAGATCTTGAGGGAGCTTTGCGCCGTGTTCTTACAGTTCTCTGTCGAATGAGACAAGCGTTGCGTCAACAGCGTTTGCAGTGGCGAGAACAAGTGCATCCATCGGATAGAGTAGTGTCTTTTTCTGAAGCTGATTTGCCTCGATCATATCCGATGCGTCTGGGAACGTGACGGTCCTCCGGGAACTAACTCGCTGTTCGATTCGCTCGACGCGCTCACGTTCGAACTGCTTCTTTTTCGATAGCACTGATCGAAGTTCCATAGGGTTCAGAACGGACGTATGGGTCTCGTCGAACTCGTCGAGAACACGAACGGCAGTTTCGGAGCGGTCGGTATCGTGAGTTACAGCAGCGACAAGAACGTTCGTGTCGGAAAAGAGTTTCATAGCCGTTCGCGAACGTCACGGACCTTTTCGACTGCATCAACGTCTACGTCGACGGCTAACTCAGAGAGTGCGTCTCCGAGCGGGACCTCTTCGTCATCCTCAGGGTCTCCAGCCATGAACTCAGCGAAGTCGTCGGTTGTGAGACTCATACCGTATGATTACTGGGAAAATTGCAAAATCCTACTGGTGGAACCGAATCGAATCAATCCCGTCCAACTACTCAGGGCTCTCGAGTGCCGACGTTCGCGAACCACTGTTCCCGTGATCAACACCCGTGTGTAGTAAGCGGCCACGGTCGTCGGAATGTCCATTCGTTGCGACCGGTCCCACTGATAGCTGCGTCCGGAAAATCCCAGAAGAGCTATAGCTTTCATCTGGAAGAGATATGTATGAAGCGACGCGCTCTCCTGTCGACAACCGGCGTTTCGCTCCTCTGTGTGTCTGGATGCACGTCCGTCGACGACGACCCAGCGCTCCCACTTCTGGATTCGGTCTCCGTCCGGAACCGATACAGTGAGCCTCGAGATGTAGACGTTACCGTCACAGAGGGCGAGGAGACGCGCTTTTCGGAGACGTATACGATCGATCCCGGATCGGAACCTGTCGAAGAGGCCCCCGTCGACGG
Above is a window of Natronorubrum tibetense GA33 DNA encoding:
- a CDS encoding type II toxin-antitoxin system VapC family toxin produces the protein MKLFSDTNVLVAAVTHDTDRSETAVRVLDEFDETHTSVLNPMELRSVLSKKKQFERERVERIEQRVSSRRTVTFPDASDMIEANQLQKKTLLYPMDALVLATANAVDATLVSFDREL